One window from the genome of Molothrus ater isolate BHLD 08-10-18 breed brown headed cowbird chromosome 5, BPBGC_Mater_1.1, whole genome shotgun sequence encodes:
- the GDI2 gene encoding rab GDP dissociation inhibitor beta, giving the protein MNEEYDVIVLGTGLTECILSGIMSVNGKKVLHMDRNSYYGGESASITPLEDLYKRFNLPGTPPESMGRGRDWNVDLIPKFLMANGQLVKMLLYTEVTRYLDFKVIEGSFVYKGGKIYKVPSTEAEALASSLMGLFEKRRFRKFLVYVANFDENDPRTFEGVDPKKTTMRDVYKKFDLGQDVIDFTGHALALYRTDDYLDQPCQETINRIKLYSESLARYGKSPYLYPLYGLGELPQGFARLSAIYGGTYMLNKPIEEIVIENGKVVGVKSEGEVARCKQLICDPSYVSDRVTKVGQVIRVICILSHPIKNTNDANSCQIIIPQNQVNRKSDIYVCMISSAHNVAAQGKYIAIASTTVETADPEKEIKPALDLLEPIEQKFVSISDLFAPTDPGTESQIFISRTYDATTHFETTCDDIKDIYKRMMGSEFDFEEMKRKKNDIYGEEEQQ; this is encoded by the exons ATGAATGAGGAGTACGACGTGATCGTGCTGGGCACCGGCCTCACG gaatGCATCCTCTCTGGGATTATGTCAGTGAATGGAAAGAAAGTCCTTCACATGGATCGGAACTCGTACTATGGAGGGGAAAGTGCTTCCATTACACCCCTGGAAGAT CTCTACAAAAGGTTTAATCTCCCTGGAACTCCACCAGAATCTATGGGGCGGGGAAGAGACTGGAACGTGGACCTCATTCCTAAATTCCTTATGGCTAATG GTCAGTTGGTAAAGATGCTGCTCTACACAGAAGTCACTCGTTACTTGGACTTCAAGGTGATCGAGGGCAGCTTCGTCTACAAGGGAGGAAAGATCTACAAAGTTCCTTCCACTGAGGCAGAAGCTTTGGCCTCCA GTTTGATGGGTCTGTTTGAGAAGCGCCGCTTCAGGAAGTTCCTGGTGTACGTGGCCAACTTTGACGAGAACGACCCGCGGACCTTCGAGGGCGTGGACCCCAAGAAAACCACCATGAGGGATGTGTACAAGAAGTTTGACCTGGGCCAGGATGTCATTGACTTCACAGGCCATGCCCTTGCTCTCTACAGGACTGATGA CTATCTAGATCAACCCTGCCAAGAGACAATCAACAGGATCAAGCTGTACAGCGAGTCACTGGCTCGGTACGGGAAGAGCCCCTACCTGTACCCCCTCTATGGCCTCggagagctgccccagggctttGCAAG GCTCAGTGCAATCTATGGAGGCACCTACATGCTCAACAAGCCCATCGAGGAGATCGTCATAGAGAACGGCAAAGTGGTCGGGGTCAAGTCTGAGGGGGAG GTGGCTCGCTGCAAACAGCTCATCTGCGACCCCAGCTACGTGTCAGACCGCGTCACCAAGGTGGGCCAGGTGATCCGGGTCATCTGCATCCTCAGCCACCCCATCAAGAACACAAACGATGCCAACTCGTGCCAGATCATCATTCCACAGAACCAGGTCAACCGGAAAtcag ATATCTACGTGTGCATGATCTCCTCTGCCCACAACGTGGCGGCGCAGGGCAAGTACATCGCCATCGCCAGCACCACCGTGGAGACCGCGGACCCGGAGAAGGAGATCAAGCCGGCCTTGGACCTCCTGGAGCCCATTGAGCAGAA GTTTGTGAGCATCAGTGACCTGTTTGCACCCACCGACCCGGGAACCGAGAGCCAG ATCTTCATCTCGCGCACCTACGACGCCACCACCCACTTCGAGACGACGTGCGACGACATCAAAGATATTTACAAGAGGATGATGGGATCAGAGTTCGACTTCGAGGAGATGAAACGCAAGAAGAACGACATCTAcggggaggaggagcagcagtaa